One region of Eubalaena glacialis isolate mEubGla1 chromosome 6, mEubGla1.1.hap2.+ XY, whole genome shotgun sequence genomic DNA includes:
- the LOC133093537 gene encoding DNA-directed RNA polymerases I, II, and III subunit RPABC5-like, which yields MIIPVHCFTCSRIVSNKWAACLGLLQAENTQEDSLQCCVPLAHMDLTEKLLNYAPLQK from the coding sequence ATGATCATACCTGTGCACTGCTTCACGTGTAGCAGGATCGTCAGCAACAAGTGGGCGGCCTGCCTGGGGCTGCTGCAAGCCGAGAACACCCAGGAGGACTCCCTGCAGTGCTGCGTGCCGCTGGCCCACATGGACCTGACCGAGAAGCTGCTCAATTATGCACCCCTGCAGAAGTGA